In Sphingobacterium sp. PCS056, the following proteins share a genomic window:
- a CDS encoding ZIP family metal transporter, which yields MSAIILVSILFFSALASGLAVFFVKRNNTNLLKLILSFSGAYLFAITVLHLIPHVYQTRTTDAEILGIYVLGGFLFQLILEQFSQGIEHGHLHHEEGHHHAFPMGIMISLCLHAFLEGMPLAATHQTELVFGIAIHHIPAAFALGSLLISTHLSKRSITTLLIVFAAMTPLGFSFSKAISTGEIGNIQQYFDKIMAVVIGIFLHISTTILFESGSADHHKFNKKKMIAVFVGVAIALMNFLFDGHDHSHSSGDHPQEINHDHDHSHDHEDHHH from the coding sequence ATGAGCGCAATCATCTTAGTCAGTATTCTATTTTTCTCCGCATTAGCGAGTGGTTTGGCGGTCTTCTTTGTCAAAAGAAATAATACGAATTTACTAAAATTAATACTATCCTTTAGTGGTGCATATCTATTTGCAATCACCGTTTTGCACCTGATACCTCATGTATATCAGACACGTACTACGGATGCAGAAATATTAGGGATATATGTCTTAGGTGGTTTTTTGTTTCAACTCATCTTAGAGCAGTTTTCTCAAGGTATCGAGCATGGCCATCTGCATCATGAAGAAGGACATCATCATGCTTTCCCCATGGGCATTATGATCAGTTTATGTCTACATGCCTTTTTAGAAGGTATGCCATTGGCGGCAACCCATCAAACAGAGTTGGTTTTTGGTATCGCGATCCACCATATTCCAGCAGCATTCGCATTGGGGAGTTTGCTCATCAGCACACATCTTTCCAAAAGGAGTATTACGACACTTTTAATTGTTTTTGCGGCGATGACCCCACTGGGTTTCTCCTTCAGCAAAGCGATCAGTACAGGAGAAATTGGCAATATTCAACAGTATTTTGATAAAATCATGGCTGTCGTCATTGGTATATTTTTACATATATCAACAACGATATTATTTGAATCGGGATCTGCAGATCACCATAAATTCAATAAGAAGAAAATGATCGCTGTTTTTGTTGGAGTTGCAATAGCACTGATGAATTTTCTATTTGATGGACATGACCACAGTCATTCTTCTGGCGATCATCCACAAGAAATAAATCATGATCATGATCACAGTCATGATCATGAGGATCATCATCATTAA
- a CDS encoding MarR family winged helix-turn-helix transcriptional regulator, with product MKIDEAIQVNKFSTEWQRATVNLLYTSNWVTALLEKRAEQKQITLRQFNVLRILRGQFPTPVTNNLIKSRMLTNTPDISRLIDRLVIKGLVDRCKSNADKRAVNLLITEAGLNVLEELEQDMLLNDILPNHLSESECLQLNELLDKFRGSPDPEIKNI from the coding sequence ATGAAAATTGATGAAGCCATACAAGTGAATAAATTTAGTACGGAGTGGCAACGCGCCACTGTTAACCTATTGTACACAAGTAACTGGGTAACTGCGCTTTTAGAGAAGCGGGCGGAACAGAAGCAAATTACATTACGTCAATTCAACGTCTTACGGATATTACGAGGGCAATTTCCGACTCCTGTTACTAATAATTTGATAAAATCAAGGATGTTGACCAATACGCCTGATATATCCAGATTGATAGATCGATTGGTTATTAAAGGATTGGTCGATCGCTGTAAGTCCAATGCCGATAAGCGTGCTGTCAATCTGTTGATCACAGAGGCTGGGCTCAACGTCTTGGAAGAATTGGAACAAGATATGCTGCTGAATGATATATTGCCCAATCATCTTTCAGAATCGGAATGTCTCCAATTGAACGAACTTTTAGATAAATTTAGAGGAAGCCCAGATCCTGAAATAAAAAATATTTAA
- a CDS encoding RluA family pseudouridine synthase — protein MAENLELQEQDDQELFEHLRIEVDKGQALLRIDKFLMNRVENASRNKIQAAIEAESVLVNEKPVKASYKVRPLDVITVVLPDPPRDTEVYPEDIPLDIIHEDNDVLIVNKESGMVVHPGFNNYTGTLVNALTHHIQQLPQLPGNSDRPGLVHRIDKDTSGLLVIAKNEKSMTHLAKQFFDHSITRKYIALVWGDIKEDGTITGYIGRHQKDRRIMAMYDNEANGRWSVTHYRVLERLGYVTLIECQLETGRTHQIRAHMQSIGHPLFNDAMYGGDKIIKGTVFTKYKQFVENCFKILPRQALHAQVIGFVHPSTKENVKFEVPLPEDFRLGLEKWRNYAALSKPTEE, from the coding sequence ATGGCTGAAAATTTAGAGTTACAAGAGCAAGATGATCAAGAGTTATTTGAGCATTTGCGTATAGAGGTAGATAAAGGACAAGCGTTACTGCGCATCGATAAATTTCTGATGAATAGAGTAGAGAATGCATCTCGAAATAAAATTCAGGCTGCTATTGAAGCGGAGTCCGTATTAGTAAACGAAAAGCCTGTAAAGGCAAGTTATAAAGTGAGACCGCTTGATGTCATCACTGTAGTCTTGCCAGATCCCCCAAGAGATACCGAAGTTTATCCAGAAGATATTCCTTTGGATATTATTCATGAAGATAATGATGTTTTGATTGTCAATAAAGAGTCGGGTATGGTCGTTCATCCTGGTTTTAATAATTATACTGGAACATTGGTCAATGCTTTAACGCATCATATTCAACAATTACCACAGTTGCCCGGCAATTCGGATCGTCCAGGCTTAGTGCATCGGATCGATAAAGATACTTCAGGATTATTGGTGATCGCTAAGAACGAAAAATCAATGACGCACCTAGCGAAACAATTTTTTGATCACAGCATCACCCGAAAATATATTGCGTTGGTCTGGGGAGATATTAAAGAAGATGGTACTATAACGGGCTATATCGGACGTCATCAAAAAGATAGACGTATCATGGCAATGTATGATAACGAAGCCAACGGACGCTGGTCGGTGACTCATTATCGGGTGCTGGAACGTTTGGGATATGTGACGTTGATCGAGTGTCAATTGGAGACTGGAAGAACACACCAGATCCGTGCACACATGCAGTCGATTGGACATCCTTTATTTAACGATGCTATGTATGGAGGTGACAAGATTATTAAAGGAACAGTCTTTACAAAATATAAGCAGTTTGTAGAAAATTGTTTTAAAATATTACCTCGTCAAGCTCTTCATGCACAGGTAATTGGATTTGTGCATCCAAGTACGAAAGAAAATGTTAAATTTGAAGTACCATTGCCAGAAGATTTTCGTTTAGGATTAGAGAAATGGCGCAATTATGCAGCTTTATCAAAACCAACTGAGGAATAA
- a CDS encoding FeoB-associated Cys-rich membrane protein produces MTNLIIQYIIVGAIIIAAVIYFSKSMRASFSGKKSCGKGCGCDMKQPDVQEKK; encoded by the coding sequence ATGACAAATTTAATTATTCAATATATCATCGTTGGAGCAATTATTATTGCGGCAGTAATCTATTTTTCAAAATCCATGCGTGCTTCATTTAGTGGTAAGAAAAGCTGTGGAAAAGGTTGTGGTTGCGATATGAAGCAACCCGATGTTCAAGAAAAAAAATAA
- the feoB gene encoding ferrous iron transport protein B: MNNPIIALLGNPNVGKTSLFNRITKLNQKVGNYPGITVEKREGSLTANNKTYKIIDLPGTYTLFPNSLDEEVVFNILVDQNNKLKPNLIVVVGEPSNLKRSIILYQQARELGLPAIFVINMIDEAKAKGIQIDIAKLELLLKTKVFQTNARTGAGIDKLIAAFDAVPPLYIGNFDIPTEYTLAVNEAKKLFPLENEYSTWQYLAKGNVEFLSDEKNAALANIRKNHNVSPQVLQKQESVQRNKNLEQALSTIVLKDLDLKSVTNGIDKILLHPVLGYLIFFGVLFLIFQGIYNWSGPAMDFIDTQFADLAAYVQSTLPAGPLPDLLSNGIIKGIGGIVIFVPQIVILYIFISLMEETGYMSRVVFLMDRWLRPFGLNGKSVIPLISGVACAVPAVMSARNIENSKERLVTMLVTPFMTCSARLPIYIVIIGLVIPDTKFLGFNIQGMILFALYILGILAALGSAWLLNKIIKTKHKSFLIFELPTYKFPDWKNLFLNVWDKSSSFVFGAGKIILAISVILWALGSFGPGDKFKNAEEIVTQNNPNLSDEDLDHEISSYKVEHSYLGYLGMVIEPIVEPLGYDWKMGIGLISSFAAREVFVGTMATVYSIGDDADIEDDASKRTILSKMRAEVNRNTGLPAYNLASGVSLLLFYAFAMQCMSTIAIVKKETASWKWTLIQLGFMTGLAYIAALIAYQALK; this comes from the coding sequence ATGAACAATCCTATTATTGCACTTTTGGGGAATCCAAATGTGGGTAAAACATCCCTGTTTAATCGTATTACAAAACTCAATCAGAAAGTTGGAAACTATCCTGGTATTACTGTTGAAAAACGCGAAGGCTCATTAACTGCGAACAACAAAACATATAAAATCATTGATTTACCGGGTACCTACACTTTATTTCCAAACTCGTTGGATGAAGAGGTAGTCTTTAATATTCTTGTCGATCAAAACAACAAATTAAAGCCAAATTTAATCGTTGTCGTTGGAGAACCTTCCAATTTAAAAAGATCGATCATACTTTATCAACAAGCACGAGAACTGGGCCTACCTGCCATCTTCGTCATCAACATGATCGATGAGGCAAAGGCCAAAGGAATTCAGATTGATATTGCTAAACTGGAACTATTGTTAAAAACGAAGGTTTTTCAGACCAATGCGCGAACCGGCGCAGGGATTGACAAACTGATCGCTGCTTTTGATGCTGTACCCCCATTATATATTGGCAATTTTGATATCCCTACCGAATACACTTTAGCGGTAAACGAAGCAAAAAAGCTATTTCCACTGGAAAACGAATACAGCACATGGCAATATTTAGCCAAAGGCAACGTAGAGTTTCTCTCAGATGAAAAAAATGCAGCATTAGCAAATATTAGAAAAAATCACAACGTCAGTCCACAAGTACTTCAAAAACAAGAATCTGTACAGCGAAACAAAAATCTGGAACAGGCTTTAAGTACCATCGTTTTAAAAGATCTAGATTTAAAAAGCGTAACCAATGGTATTGACAAAATTCTCCTACACCCGGTTTTGGGCTACCTGATTTTCTTTGGAGTCCTATTTTTGATCTTCCAGGGGATCTATAACTGGTCGGGTCCAGCGATGGATTTCATTGATACTCAATTTGCGGATTTGGCGGCATATGTACAGAGCACATTGCCTGCAGGACCTCTTCCTGATTTGCTGTCCAATGGTATTATTAAGGGTATTGGTGGGATTGTTATTTTTGTTCCTCAGATTGTCATCCTCTACATCTTTATCTCCCTAATGGAAGAAACAGGTTATATGAGCCGTGTCGTATTCTTGATGGATCGTTGGTTGAGACCTTTTGGACTAAACGGAAAATCTGTCATCCCTTTGATTTCAGGTGTTGCCTGTGCTGTGCCAGCAGTGATGTCTGCACGTAATATTGAAAACAGCAAAGAACGCTTGGTAACGATGCTTGTGACGCCGTTTATGACCTGTTCTGCACGACTACCGATCTATATCGTGATCATTGGATTAGTGATCCCTGATACCAAATTTTTAGGTTTTAATATTCAGGGAATGATTCTTTTTGCGCTTTATATCTTAGGTATTTTAGCTGCATTGGGATCAGCATGGTTGCTCAATAAAATCATTAAAACAAAACATAAGTCATTTTTGATTTTTGAATTGCCGACCTATAAATTCCCGGATTGGAAGAATCTGTTCTTAAACGTTTGGGACAAATCATCCAGTTTTGTTTTTGGTGCCGGTAAAATTATTTTAGCCATTTCAGTCATCCTATGGGCGCTCGGAAGTTTTGGGCCTGGCGACAAATTTAAAAATGCAGAAGAGATCGTCACGCAAAATAACCCTAACCTATCCGATGAAGACCTCGATCATGAAATCTCCTCTTACAAAGTAGAACACTCCTATTTAGGTTATCTGGGCATGGTAATTGAGCCTATTGTAGAACCATTGGGCTATGATTGGAAAATGGGAATTGGTCTGATATCGTCATTTGCAGCACGTGAGGTGTTTGTTGGGACCATGGCTACAGTGTATAGTATTGGTGATGATGCAGATATTGAAGACGACGCTTCTAAAAGAACCATATTAAGTAAAATGCGAGCTGAGGTAAACAGAAATACAGGCCTACCGGCATATAATCTTGCATCAGGAGTTTCCCTGTTACTATTTTACGCTTTCGCCATGCAATGTATGAGTACAATTGCAATTGTAAAAAAAGAAACCGCATCATGGAAATGGACCTTGATACAACTGGGTTTTATGACAGGCTTGGCTTATATCGCAGCTTTGATCGCCTATCAGGCATTAAAATAA
- a CDS encoding amino acid permease, protein MDQTPKENNELKRGLQNRHIQLIALGGAIGTGLFLGIGKAAILAGPSVILGYALAGIIAFFIMRQLGEMVVEEPVSGSFSFFANKYLGSFAGYASGWNYWVLYILVSMAELTAIGVYIQFWWPEIPLWTSSLFFFFIINALNLASVKVYGEAEFWFSIVKVIAIIAMIVFGSYLLISGTGSPQSSISNLYNDGGFFPKGWLSQNSEGTYEGLLAAIALIMFSFGGLELVGITAAEAENPEKNIPKATNQVIYRILIFYVGALIILFALSPWQQITADTSPFVTVFDSLKSFQFSIFGKTVYATSLIANVLNLIVLTAALSVYNSSVYSNSRMLYGLASQGNAPKFLNKLSKNHVPVNAILVSALFAAICVVINKIMPQDALEILMSLVVSSLIINWVMITITHFYFKKDKIQRSIKTKFPSFLYPLSNYICILFLIAVLFIMWITGMKVPVELIPIWMVLLYFSYLLVKRNKSKK, encoded by the coding sequence GTGGATCAAACTCCAAAAGAAAATAACGAATTAAAAAGAGGTCTCCAAAATCGACACATTCAACTGATCGCCTTAGGCGGTGCAATTGGAACGGGACTATTCCTAGGTATTGGTAAGGCTGCTATACTAGCCGGTCCTTCTGTCATCTTAGGTTATGCATTAGCAGGTATTATCGCATTTTTCATTATGCGTCAACTTGGTGAAATGGTTGTTGAAGAACCTGTCTCTGGAAGTTTTAGCTTTTTCGCCAATAAATATCTGGGATCATTTGCTGGATATGCTTCTGGCTGGAATTATTGGGTACTGTATATATTGGTCAGCATGGCTGAATTGACCGCTATAGGTGTTTACATCCAATTTTGGTGGCCCGAAATACCACTCTGGACTTCTAGCCTATTCTTCTTCTTTATTATTAATGCGCTCAACCTCGCTTCTGTCAAGGTGTACGGAGAAGCCGAATTTTGGTTTTCCATCGTCAAAGTCATTGCCATCATTGCGATGATCGTATTCGGATCTTACCTACTGATCAGTGGTACAGGAAGCCCACAATCGTCGATCAGCAACTTGTATAATGATGGTGGCTTTTTTCCAAAAGGATGGCTATCTCAAAATAGTGAAGGTACCTATGAAGGACTACTGGCAGCAATAGCGTTGATCATGTTTTCATTTGGAGGTCTAGAATTAGTCGGTATAACCGCTGCAGAGGCTGAAAATCCAGAGAAGAATATTCCAAAAGCAACCAATCAGGTGATCTACAGGATTTTGATCTTTTATGTCGGAGCCCTGATTATCTTATTTGCACTATCGCCATGGCAACAGATCACTGCCGACACAAGCCCCTTTGTGACCGTATTTGACTCGTTAAAAAGTTTTCAATTTTCCATATTTGGAAAAACGGTGTATGCAACAAGTTTAATAGCCAATGTATTGAATTTAATTGTATTAACGGCTGCTTTATCTGTCTATAACAGCAGTGTTTACAGCAATAGTAGAATGCTTTATGGTTTAGCAAGTCAGGGAAATGCGCCAAAGTTTCTAAATAAGTTAAGTAAAAATCATGTTCCTGTCAATGCGATCCTTGTTTCAGCATTATTTGCCGCCATCTGCGTGGTGATCAATAAAATCATGCCGCAAGATGCGCTGGAAATTTTAATGTCATTAGTAGTATCCTCATTAATTATCAATTGGGTGATGATTACCATCACGCATTTTTACTTTAAGAAAGATAAAATACAGCGAAGCATCAAGACCAAATTTCCATCCTTTCTATATCCCCTTAGCAATTACATCTGCATCCTGTTTTTAATCGCAGTGCTTTTTATTATGTGGATCACAGGGATGAAAGTTCCGGTAGAATTGATCCCCATCTGGATGGTCCTTCTCTATTTCTCTTACCTCTTGGTCAAGAGAAATAAATCTAAAAAATAG
- a CDS encoding phosphatase PAP2 family protein has product MIDQIVHIDQEIFLAINQGLSNPIFDWLLPILRNPYTWAPLYLFLVIFFIKTYGKTGILIVVMTLATFGASDAVSSHLIKKSIKRVRPCNDIVFKQEVNIRVRCGSGFSFTSSHATNHFALAFFWIVLFRRKWKHAMWLCITWATLISISQIYVGVHYPFDILCGAILGILIGLAMGYIFKKIKPEFFNPVIAK; this is encoded by the coding sequence ATGATTGACCAAATAGTACATATAGATCAAGAAATTTTTTTAGCCATCAATCAAGGATTAAGTAATCCGATTTTCGATTGGCTACTTCCTATTTTAAGAAATCCATATACTTGGGCACCTTTATACTTGTTTTTGGTTATTTTCTTCATCAAGACCTACGGTAAGACAGGTATCCTGATTGTCGTCATGACATTGGCTACATTTGGAGCATCGGATGCAGTATCATCCCATTTGATTAAAAAATCAATTAAGCGCGTAAGACCATGCAATGATATTGTATTTAAACAAGAGGTCAATATTCGGGTGAGATGTGGTTCAGGTTTTAGTTTCACGTCTTCACATGCGACCAATCATTTTGCTCTAGCATTTTTCTGGATCGTATTATTCAGAAGAAAATGGAAACATGCGATGTGGTTATGTATCACATGGGCGACATTAATTTCCATATCGCAGATTTATGTGGGTGTTCACTATCCATTTGATATTTTATGTGGAGCCATTTTAGGGATATTGATCGGTTTAGCAATGGGATATATCTTTAAAAAAATAAAACCAGAATTCTTTAATCCTGTAATAGCCAAATGA
- a CDS encoding aminotransferase class IV: protein MPTTYINFNGNIVPEEQEIFSIENRAARYGDGLFETMLFKDGEIRFLNFHVERLQKGMTALHLEDANLFDEFFFRSKVEELIRKNNMVGQLVRIRLTVFRNGGGLYSPTTNKPSYVFQVSRPEPNLKDKKVGLIVDLYTEYKKPFSDLSKIKSLNSQIYVLAGIHKKKMGFDDVLLLNQEGFLCEALSSNIFVHYEKTLYTPALSEGCIEGVMRRVVIDMAIDEGIEVVEAQISPQIMKEAEEIFLTNAVQGVQWVMGYKQKRYFNKISRILQNKLQSWNYNDAE from the coding sequence ATGCCAACAACATATATCAATTTTAACGGTAACATAGTACCAGAAGAACAAGAAATTTTCTCTATCGAAAATAGAGCAGCACGTTATGGCGATGGCTTGTTTGAAACGATGCTGTTTAAAGATGGTGAAATTAGGTTCTTAAACTTTCATGTGGAAAGATTACAAAAAGGAATGACGGCTTTGCATCTTGAAGATGCCAATCTGTTTGATGAATTTTTCTTTCGCTCAAAAGTTGAAGAACTGATACGTAAAAATAATATGGTCGGTCAGCTCGTTCGTATCCGCTTGACCGTGTTTCGGAATGGTGGTGGTTTATACAGTCCCACTACGAATAAACCTTCCTATGTCTTTCAAGTGTCCAGACCTGAGCCCAATCTAAAGGATAAAAAGGTAGGCTTGATCGTCGATTTATATACGGAATATAAAAAACCATTTAGTGATTTATCGAAAATTAAATCCCTAAATTCTCAGATTTATGTTTTAGCTGGTATCCACAAGAAAAAGATGGGTTTTGACGATGTGCTGTTGTTGAACCAAGAAGGATTTCTTTGTGAAGCGCTGAGTTCAAATATATTTGTACATTATGAGAAGACGCTCTATACGCCTGCTCTATCTGAAGGATGTATTGAAGGGGTCATGAGACGTGTTGTGATCGATATGGCAATAGATGAGGGGATAGAAGTGGTAGAGGCTCAAATAAGTCCACAGATCATGAAGGAAGCTGAAGAGATTTTCTTGACGAATGCTGTTCAAGGTGTACAGTGGGTAATGGGATATAAGCAAAAAAGATATTTTAATAAGATATCCAGAATATTGCAAAATAAATTGCAAAGCTGGAATTATAATGATGCGGAATAG
- a CDS encoding ferrous iron transport protein A has translation MRDKSSLDKLKKGQRAIIVDLNSNDIPAKFYEMGFLPGTEIEVKHIAPLNGPMCLNIIASNSLIAIRKSEAKVIIIDPK, from the coding sequence ATGCGCGATAAATCTAGTTTAGACAAGCTAAAAAAGGGACAAAGAGCGATCATAGTTGATTTGAATTCGAATGACATTCCCGCTAAGTTTTATGAAATGGGATTCCTCCCTGGGACCGAAATTGAAGTCAAACATATTGCCCCATTAAATGGTCCAATGTGTCTAAACATAATTGCTAGTAACTCATTGATTGCTATCAGAAAATCTGAAGCCAAGGTAATCATTATCGATCCAAAATAA
- a CDS encoding 1-aminocyclopropane-1-carboxylate deaminase/D-cysteine desulfhydrase has protein sequence MISFNFYSPEQKISLPDWQKKSIEVSIKRDDLIHPFISGNKWRKLKFNIQAALAQNKNHLVTFGGAWSNHILATACAGATFDFKTTAFLRADIGINNPVLAMCRLFGMELIYTDRSDYKHKSALFETHFHQDPQAYFIDEGGHGTLGSQGCEEIVSSLQDTYDHIFCACGTGTTIAGIQHAVSTAGLPTQVHGIPVLKGGDFIQDEIQKIHPHASPVTLHTDYHFGGYAKTKPQLIQFVEHFVSRTGIMIEPTYTGKLFFALDDLIAQDYFKTDDRILVIHTGGLTGFLGMYERFNLDLGQ, from the coding sequence ATGATATCTTTTAATTTTTATAGCCCCGAGCAGAAAATAAGCCTTCCAGACTGGCAAAAAAAGTCTATAGAGGTCAGCATAAAGCGCGATGATCTGATTCATCCCTTTATATCTGGTAATAAATGGCGAAAATTAAAGTTCAATATTCAGGCTGCATTAGCACAAAATAAAAATCATTTGGTCACCTTTGGAGGTGCATGGTCTAATCATATTTTGGCAACAGCTTGTGCAGGTGCCACCTTTGATTTCAAAACAACAGCTTTCTTACGTGCCGATATTGGAATAAATAATCCAGTCCTTGCCATGTGCAGATTATTCGGGATGGAGCTCATCTATACCGATCGCTCCGATTATAAACACAAATCCGCACTTTTCGAGACACATTTCCATCAAGATCCCCAAGCTTATTTCATTGACGAAGGTGGACATGGCACTCTTGGTTCACAGGGATGTGAAGAAATTGTATCTTCCCTACAGGACACCTACGATCATATCTTCTGTGCCTGCGGAACAGGAACAACAATTGCAGGCATTCAACATGCCGTATCAACAGCAGGCTTGCCAACACAGGTGCATGGCATTCCAGTTTTGAAAGGAGGAGATTTTATTCAAGATGAAATTCAAAAAATACATCCCCACGCCTCTCCCGTAACCTTACATACCGATTATCATTTTGGAGGATATGCAAAAACCAAACCGCAGCTGATCCAATTTGTTGAACACTTTGTCTCGCGTACAGGGATCATGATTGAACCTACTTATACCGGTAAACTTTTCTTTGCTCTCGATGATTTAATCGCACAAGATTATTTTAAAACAGATGACCGCATACTGGTCATCCACACGGGAGGTCTGACCGGTTTCTTAGGGATGTACGAACGCTTTAATCTTGATCTAGGTCAATAA